In the Pedosphaera parvula Ellin514 genome, one interval contains:
- a CDS encoding 3-keto-disaccharide hydrolase: MTSPKRDELAKPSFIPSLASSFKLIFPLILIVFSLSMVIHCTAQPTSPPPKAIIDGTGSSWRILGEKDFVNVNCQPSTWNWTNGILYCTGTPIGVSRSEKVYTNFEMVAQWQHQQSGGNSGIYVWASPESIKNLEQGAKGPFPSGIEVQVLDHGYKEQYEKKSKKKATWFTTNGDVFPVGNSTMKPFVPTSPDGSRSFPSKNLSKGFGEWNHYYIRCINGEVRLWVNGEEVSGGNNVHPASGYLCIESEGAPILFKEIRIRELP, encoded by the coding sequence ATGACTTCTCCGAAACGTGATGAACTGGCCAAACCATCTTTCATTCCCTCTCTCGCTTCTTCATTCAAGCTGATCTTTCCCCTCATCCTGATTGTGTTCAGCCTGTCGATGGTGATTCATTGCACCGCACAACCAACTTCCCCTCCTCCAAAAGCAATCATCGACGGCACCGGTTCAAGCTGGCGCATATTGGGCGAAAAAGATTTCGTAAACGTCAACTGCCAACCGTCAACCTGGAATTGGACCAATGGCATCCTCTATTGCACCGGCACTCCCATAGGAGTAAGCCGGTCGGAGAAAGTTTACACGAACTTCGAAATGGTCGCTCAATGGCAACACCAACAATCAGGTGGCAACTCGGGAATCTACGTCTGGGCCTCTCCTGAATCCATCAAGAACCTGGAACAGGGCGCGAAGGGCCCATTTCCCTCAGGCATCGAAGTGCAAGTGCTCGATCACGGTTACAAGGAACAATACGAGAAGAAGTCCAAAAAGAAGGCAACCTGGTTCACCACAAACGGCGATGTCTTTCCGGTCGGCAACTCCACCATGAAGCCATTCGTTCCCACATCTCCCGATGGCAGCCGGAGTTTCCCCTCCAAAAATCTAAGCAAAGGATTTGGCGAATGGAACCATTATTATATCCGCTGCATCAACGGAGAAGTCCGCCTCTGGGTCAATGGTGAAGAGGTTTCAGGTGGCAACAACGTCCACCCGGCAAGCGGTTACCTCTGTATCGAATCCGAAGGTGCCCCCATCCTCTTCAAGGAAATTAGAATTCGGGAACTGCCATGA